The sequence CACGCTAAATATGGTTTCATAGATTTCCTTAAGAAATGATGGAAGGATCGCAAACCGGCAATTCTTTTTCGGTTCAAAAACAGGCATTTTGGAAAATTCGCTTTTCCAATTGTGGTCTCTCCTAGATTTTTCCAACTAGGTCCTTTAATGAAAAAGATTCTCAGTACGTTTATCATTGTTTTCACCTTTTTTTTGCTAGGTGCAGGTTATTATTTTTCATCTTCCATTGTCTCCTTTCCCGTCACTACCTTAGAAGAAGATAAGACGAAATTAAAGATCAATTCCATTTCTGATTTTGGACTCCCTGAACCAGAGTCCATTCGATTTCAAAACGGAAATCTTCGTTTGCGTGGTTGGTATTTCAAAAATCCAAAAAAGAAAAAATGTGGTGTTGTTTTGCTCCACGGACATACAAGAACTCGTTTCGGTGTTTTGAAATACGCTCCTTTGTTTTGGAAACGAGGTTGCAGTTTGTTCCTCTATGATGCTCGTCATCATGGTGAAAGTGGAGGAGAATACGGAACGTACGGATTTTATGAAAAAATTGATTTAGAAAGGGCCATTGAGTTCTTTTCTGAGATTAGTACAGTTCCAGAAGAACAGATTGGAATTTTTGGTGCTTCGTTTGGTGCCGCAACGGCATTACAATATGCAGAAGGACGAAATGACTTTGCATTTGTGATTGCGGATTCCCCTTTTATGGATATGCGTTCGATTGTAGAAAAAAGAGCAGTGGATTTGTATTCACCTGTGGTATTGTTTCTTTCTCCCATAGCCCTTTCTCTCGCTGAACTTCGTGCCGATTTTCTTGTGGATGAAGTCTCTCCTAAAAAAGCAGCAAAATTTATATCTTTGCCGGTACTTTTGATTCATTCGAAGACAGATGAGATTACCCCGGTTTTTCATTCTGAGGAAATTTTTCAAAATTTAAAATCGAATCATAAACAATTGGTGGAAACGGATTGGGGAGCTAATCATTGTAAATCGATTGACGTTCGCCCGAGTGAATATGAATCCATAGTGAATTCTTTTCTAAAAGAACATACTTCCTTCCCTAAGTGATATGCATTGAAGGATGATCGGGTTTATTTTTTATAAATAAAATTTAGATAAGATCCAGTGGATTCGTTTGTTTAAAATTAAGAAGATATCTTTTTCCTTTAGCCCAATTTCTATTACCCATGATTGAGGGATTTCTTGAATTATCCTTTGAAAATCAAATTGGATGATTTGGGAAAGATATCGATTGTTTTGAATGGTTTCCGATACAAAGATATGATTGGATGGGAGTGTTTTTGACTCTTCCATGATGGATTCATTTAAAAATTCACAGCTTCCGTGATCAATGATCCAAAGTTTCCCAGTTCGATCTTTTAAAAAATTATTACTTTGTTTGGTTCTATCGAAATTTTTGAAAAAGAAATCAATTGCCACTATTTGGTTTTTAATTTCTACACTCATTGAGTTCGGTTCTAATTCTTGCGTTTCTATTTGATTTTCAATACAATCCAACATTAAATTCAAACCAAAACTCTTTTTTACTAAATCATCGAATTCATCGGTTCCAAAATCCCATGGGAACTCATCAGGAAGGAGAATGGGGTATACATTCGGAACATTGAACCCTAAAGAAAAACAAACTCGATTGACGAGAAACTCTTGGATTAGACTTTTTACTCCGTTCCCAGCTCCTTTCATTTTGAGAATGTATGTTTTCCCATCGTTTGCTTTGATTTTTGTAGGAAACGAACTTCCTTTATAGAGTTCTAGAATTTTAGTTACTTCCAACATAAGGTAAAGGAATTTCGATTCTTATTGATAATTTCACCTATCGATAGATAGGTGATTGATTTTAGCGTATTTTGATTAATCTAGGTAGAGCTTCCCAGTTTCCATCATCTTGTGTGAATCGAGTGAGGTAAATTGGGAAAAAACCAACGCCAGTACCTGCGGAGATTGCATAGCTGTAGTTTAATTTTCCATTGGCCGATTGAAGTTGTTCTGCATTGGAAATCCCCGTGCTGTATGTTCCTGGAAATCCTGGTAATAGAGTAACGCTTGCTAAAGAATCTGTGCTACGAAAAATTTCGATGGTAGGTGTTGAAAAAGTAGGATTACTCGAAAGGATAAAATAATCTGCGTTCCCAGAACTTTTGACAGTTCTCAGAATTCCACTAGTGCCTGAATTAATAATGGAAGAATTGAATCCTGAAATTGGCGAGGCATTTCTTACCAAAATTGGGTTTGGTAATGAGTAATTATCTGCATTGAATGTATAACCAATAGGTGCAGTGCCAAAGGTGGCAACAAATTTCCCTCTGACAAAAACAGGAAGTGATTCAAAATTCTGGGTTCCATCGAAAATGACAACACGATTGCTTATCGTATTCCCTTCAATACTTCTTACCTGAATAGGGGAAGTTAAAGATGAACTTGGACATTGAAGGTATTCAGTTCCACCGATAGACACGATTTGAAAGCCGACTGAGTTTACAATTGAATTAGCAAGGTTACAGCTATAGCTAGAATTTAAATCTTGGTTTACTGAAAAATCAGCATTCAGGAGGATCGGTTTTGTTTCTACCGCGCTATAGAATGTCGGCGAAATGAGATACCGACCATTGCCAAAATAAAACGCTGGATAAATCCATGGAAAATTGTCTGGTCGATACAAAAAAAATGTTGGGTCTAGTGTAAGTCCTGTCACCACACTAGAGTTAGGTGTAAAAAATGCAGGAATCCGCAAGGCTAAGTTACGAAATCCAAGTATATTTGGTGGAGGACCAGCAAAATCATGTTTTTCTTCAGCAAGAAAAAATACATATTCTGATCCATTAAAAACCGGTTTTGATATTTTTAATACTACCTCATAGCCTACCCCTTTTTCAATGGTTACCCCGTCAATTTTTGTAACCAAATCATAATTCTCTCCATCTGAGGAGGATGCAATGTATCCGATGGAAGTATTTTGACTAGGGGAGACATAGGAAGTTAGAACTTCTAAATAAATAAACTGCCTTCCGTTCACTGACCCGAGAGAAGTAAAAGAAATGTTCGTGGCCAAACGATTTCGATAATTGGCAATATCTTCTAAAATGAATTGAACAATTCCTCCTTGTGTTAATAAAGAAAATGATTGTTTGGTGATTCCGTTGTAGATGCGAAAGCTGGCTGCACCGACAAGAGTTCCTCCTGAAGTGGCAACGGAGAGATTCGCAATCCCACGTTCGCTAAAGTATAAAAAACCGCGACCATTGGCATCGAGAGTGACTGTATAGGATTGAACATTCCCTGATTCTCCATTTTGGGAAGGGATGGTTCCATTTTCGTCTGCTTCATTAAAAACAGAATAAGTGACGACCCCGTTGATGTATGGATTTCCACTGGGATCGGTAAACTTCATAAAAACAACAGTTTGGCTGTAAGTATTAAAGGCATCGGCTAAACTTAATAATCTTAACATAGATTGTAAAGAACCGAGGTCTTCTGCGGGGTCTAAACTAGAAGGTTTGAAGATTCTGCAATGGAATGTGAAAAGAAGAATGAATATTGTTATGGATGTCTTTTTCATTTGGATTTCCCTTAAAATAGAATTGAATAACGAACTTCTGCATACACTGAATTCATCTGTGGTCGAATGCCCGTGATGGAATATGGTCTATCCCAACCAGAATCCCAGTCGAAACCTTCTCTAATTTGTTTGCCTCCAGTGCTGACAGAAGGGCGATCGGGATACCGGTCTCTCCCAATCATATAGGCATGGATGACATTAGTGATGTAAATGATACCTGCTGTTCCGAGGCCAGCCAAATATTTGATATTTGCTTCTTTGGCATTGTTTTTACTTTTTGTGATTAGATCTTCCGTAATGGAAGTCTCAACAAATCCTCCAATAAATTCAGAAGGCAAACTCACATTTTGTGCATTGAATCTGGTGCCTGGTCCTCCGATTTGGTTGAGTAAGACCATTGTATCGTAATGGGACTTTGCATTTTGTTCTTCGGTGCGTAGAGGCCCAAGTGAATAGAGAAGAGTGCCAAAAAATAAAGTACCAAAGGTCCCAGCTGATACAGTATAACCACCACAATACTGGCCCCATCCAGGGATTAACGCAGATCGCCAAATCAAAGCTAGCCGGCCTCCGCATTGGGCTGCTGCCGGAGAGGGACCTAGTTTTCTTGTTGCGAGCCATTCTGCTTCCGCTTTCGCTTCTCTTTCCGCTAGTGTTTCTTTGTTTTTTTCTTCAGCGAGTCTTGTTTGTTCCGCAAGTTTTGCTTCTTCTTCCAGACGTTTCTGTTCTTTTGCTTCTGCAAGAAGTCTTTCTTTTTCAAGTTTCGCTTTTTCTTTTTCTTCTTTTTCTCGTAATTTTTTTTCTTCTGCAATTCGAATTTTTTCGGCTTCTTGTTCGCTCACGTCTTTATAGACAACTTTTAAAATTTGGGATTTAGAAATGATTTGTGATCCTTCTGCGGTTTGCACAGTGAGTCCTCGTTCATTTTGGTCGGTAACTTTCCCTTTTATTGTCTTCCCATTTTTTAGAATGACAGTATTGACTGCGAATAGGGGAAGGGTCACAAGGCACAGAAATATTATTAAAAGTGTTTTTTTCATATAATGCAGAATTAATATAGATTCATAAAAATCTTACATTGATTCAAGAAATTGCAAGAGAATTTTGGGAGGATTAATTGGTGAATGGTGGTATGCATGTTTTATTCTTTTTTCGTGTCAAAATGAGTTTTTTGTTCAATCCAAGTTGTTTCAGTTGAAATGCAAAATTGAAAACAAATCCCAGGCAACTGCTCTGAAAACTAGTGGGCCTATCTTTTCTTCCTTTTCGTTGGTAGGCATACTAGTTTGCCCTATGTTTGTACAGGTAGGAATAAGCAGATGAATCGGTGAGATTTTGAGCGCTTGGTAAAATGATGGGAAGTGTGAGGAACTATCTTTATTTATTTACCAATAAACCCTAGTTCAGTCAGTTACGGCCAGACATCACGTGAAGGTTTTGGTTATCTTCAGTTTAACGTGCGTTATTAGAAAGTAAACTTTCCCCGCCCTGATCGAACTGGGTGGGGTAATCCACCCGCCACCCAATAAGCTCCTTCTATCACAAAAGCTAAAGAATTCCAACTAACAATCGCTCTTTCCAAAAAAAACTCTCAATAAGTTCGCCTTTTGCAAATCTGTGCGCAAGCAGGAGAGGAGAGCCAATCCTTTCAAACAAACAACCGTTCGCCTGTACCATCTATCTTACATTAGCCGCTTACCTGCAATCGCCTATACTCCGTTATCCGCCACAATCCCTTGTGCATCCACCATCCGAATTATGTCTCATTACATCT comes from Leptospira mtsangambouensis and encodes:
- a CDS encoding LA_0442/LA_0875 N-terminal domain-containing protein; the protein is MKKTLLIIFLCLVTLPLFAVNTVILKNGKTIKGKVTDQNERGLTVQTAEGSQIISKSQILKVVYKDVSEQEAEKIRIAEEKKLREKEEKEKAKLEKERLLAEAKEQKRLEEEAKLAEQTRLAEEKNKETLAEREAKAEAEWLATRKLGPSPAAAQCGGRLALIWRSALIPGWGQYCGGYTVSAGTFGTLFFGTLLYSLGPLRTEEQNAKSHYDTMVLLNQIGGPGTRFNAQNVSLPSEFIGGFVETSITEDLITKSKNNAKEANIKYLAGLGTAGIIYITNVIHAYMIGRDRYPDRPSVSTGGKQIREGFDWDSGWDRPYSITGIRPQMNSVYAEVRYSILF
- a CDS encoding alpha/beta hydrolase — its product is MKKILSTFIIVFTFFLLGAGYYFSSSIVSFPVTTLEEDKTKLKINSISDFGLPEPESIRFQNGNLRLRGWYFKNPKKKKCGVVLLHGHTRTRFGVLKYAPLFWKRGCSLFLYDARHHGESGGEYGTYGFYEKIDLERAIEFFSEISTVPEEQIGIFGASFGAATALQYAEGRNDFAFVIADSPFMDMRSIVEKRAVDLYSPVVLFLSPIALSLAELRADFLVDEVSPKKAAKFISLPVLLIHSKTDEITPVFHSEEIFQNLKSNHKQLVETDWGANHCKSIDVRPSEYESIVNSFLKEHTSFPK
- a CDS encoding HipA family kinase, with protein sequence MLEVTKILELYKGSSFPTKIKANDGKTYILKMKGAGNGVKSLIQEFLVNRVCFSLGFNVPNVYPILLPDEFPWDFGTDEFDDLVKKSFGLNLMLDCIENQIETQELEPNSMSVEIKNQIVAIDFFFKNFDRTKQSNNFLKDRTGKLWIIDHGSCEFLNESIMEESKTLPSNHIFVSETIQNNRYLSQIIQFDFQRIIQEIPQSWVIEIGLKEKDIFLILNKRIHWILSKFYL